Proteins encoded by one window of Nitrospirota bacterium:
- a CDS encoding electron transport complex subunit RsxA has translation MEDIFKIFIASALINNFVFSRYLGLCIFFGVTKRMETAVGMSITFTSVMVISAALIWVIFNGIMIPFKLSFLKIVIFIGIVAGFVQAADTIMKKVSPSLYYKLGIYLALITTNCIILAVPLINASEGYGFIESLTLGLGSGIGFSLALVIMASIREKLELADVPKSFQGLPISFIVTGLIALAFLGFSGLITL, from the coding sequence ATGGAAGACATATTCAAGATTTTTATTGCATCTGCCCTTATAAATAATTTTGTGTTTTCGAGGTATCTCGGCCTGTGCATCTTTTTCGGCGTTACAAAAAGGATGGAGACTGCTGTCGGCATGAGCATAACTTTTACCTCGGTTATGGTTATAAGCGCTGCCCTTATATGGGTCATATTTAACGGAATAATGATTCCATTTAAACTCAGCTTTCTCAAGATAGTCATATTCATAGGTATAGTGGCAGGATTTGTCCAGGCAGCAGATACTATTATGAAAAAAGTCTCTCCTTCTCTTTACTATAAGCTCGGGATTTATCTTGCACTGATAACTACAAACTGCATTATCCTGGCAGTGCCCCTTATCAATGCCAGTGAAGGCTACGGCTTTATAGAAAGCCTCACCCTGGGTCTTGGCTCAGGGATTGGTTTTAGCCTTGCCCTGGTAATAATGGCAAGTATAAGGGAAAAGCTTGAACTCGCTGATGTGCCAAAATCCTTTCAGGGGCTGCCAATATCCTTTATAGTAACAGGGCTTATTGCCCTTGCATTTTTAGGCTTCTCAGGGCTAATTACACTTTAG